The window ATTTTTGCAGTCATCTTTGATAAAAGGGGAAAATGCTCTTAACTTTATCTTAATTGGCAGATCGGCATCCTTAAATTCCAGATCAGCTATAGGAAAAGCGCCTTCAAATTTAATCTCTTTTATGGTGGGGCATCCTGCTAAGGAAACTGTCTGCAAGAGCTTGGCTGTCTTTCTGTCTTTTTTCTCAACGTATATCGCAAAGGGATTGGCTGCCCTGAAATCACCGGCGCTGCCTGGCCTGAACCAATGGAGCTGGCCTAAGGGATGCTCCCAATTATTTTGTCCGGTAAACACACCCCTGGTTCCATCGGGAAATATCTGAAGCGTGCCTGTTCCCAGACCGCCCAAATGCAGGCCGGATTTTAGATTGTCTCTGGAAGTGTATTTCATTCAAACTCTCAATGGGGCCGAAGAGACAAGGGAAAACCACAATTAACTTTAAATGTAATCTCGGAAGCAGCGCCAGTATTTTTACCAGCGAACGTCCTGCCATAACCCAACTCAAGGTCAAGAGAATCTGCCGGCCCTGTGCCCTGTCTTAGGTTATAAATCAGGCCAACGGCACCTTTGGTGTAATCCTCATCATCTATTTTCCCTGTGCCGTTTAAACCTTCCATCCCATCCAACCCAATTTTAAGGGTTAACTTATCTATAGGTTTGTATCCAAACTCAAAGAAATAGGGTAGTTCGTCATTTGGATCCTCAAATCTGACTCTATAACCCAGTTCTCCTTTTAGATAACATGGTAAAGGATCGAAGCTTTTCTCGCCAAGAAGCATTATCTCTAAATCTATCTGTCCTGCTCCCAAGGCGGGAATGGCATTTTTATCATATCCCCCGGGGAATTTTCCCCTCAGTTGAACAGCAGTTACTATTGGTTCCTCAAAAAAGCGGTACTTTCCACCCACCCGGATATCTGCCATGCCCGAGGTTGTCTGCTTTGCGAAATCATCCTTCCAGCAAGCATACTTATAGGGAAAGTATCCCACTAAAGTAAATTTATCATAAAGCCCGTATTCTATTTTTAATTCTGTAAGCATCTCTTTATATGCCCCGCCAAATTCCCATTCCATTTCATTTCCGTCATTATCGAAATGGGAATTGTGCCAGTAATATTTTAAATATAATTCAAGAAGGCAGTGTCCTTTAGGCGCCCCCCAAGCCCCTCCGCTGGAAACGGCCCTGCCTGCCTCGTCTGCTGGTTCTTCTGCTGGTTTCTTTCCCAATTTCTCTGTTGGCTCTTTTGTCTTTCCTAAAGCCCGCTTTACTGCTTCCTGTCGGCTAAGACCTTCCTCTTCCAAAGCCATTTTTTCCTCAATAATTTGAACGTATAACGAGGCCCGTCTATTTTCCGGTTCGATCAAAATAACCTTATTAAATTCGACCAGGGCTCTTTGGTAATCACCCTGTTTATAATATTCCTTCCCCATTTCAAGTAAAAATTCTGCAGTACCCATGTGGTTTTGGCTGAATGCCGGCAAGTTAAAAATAAACATCACCGTCAGACAGACAACAATAAAGACAATGCTGCATCGATAGCGCATAAACTCCTTTTAATATTCCTTAGGAGAAACTGATTTTTTATACCATTGTTTGATTACTTCCTGGGCTAGTTTATTTTGAGGGGTGAACCCGCGGTGAAATTTTCCGCCCATCTTAGGGCTAACACCCCAATGCCACCAGTATACGCCGTAAAACCAGGGTTTCTCGTAGAAAGTTGCCAGCACTGCCTCATAACAATCAGCCTGTATTTGTAAATCTACTTTACCGGCAGGGGAATG of the Candidatus Omnitrophota bacterium genome contains:
- a CDS encoding transporter; amino-acid sequence: MRYRCSIVFIVVCLTVMFIFNLPAFSQNHMGTAEFLLEMGKEYYKQGDYQRALVEFNKVILIEPENRRASLYVQIIEEKMALEEEGLSRQEAVKRALGKTKEPTEKLGKKPAEEPADEAGRAVSSGGAWGAPKGHCLLELYLKYYWHNSHFDNDGNEMEWEFGGAYKEMLTELKIEYGLYDKFTLVGYFPYKYACWKDDFAKQTTSGMADIRVGGKYRFFEEPIVTAVQLRGKFPGGYDKNAIPALGAGQIDLEIMLLGEKSFDPLPCYLKGELGYRVRFEDPNDELPYFFEFGYKPIDKLTLKIGLDGMEGLNGTGKIDDEDYTKGAVGLIYNLRQGTGPADSLDLELGYGRTFAGKNTGAASEITFKVNCGFPLSLRPH